A section of the Triticum dicoccoides isolate Atlit2015 ecotype Zavitan chromosome 7A, WEW_v2.0, whole genome shotgun sequence genome encodes:
- the LOC119330944 gene encoding manganese-dependent ADP-ribose/CDP-alcohol diphosphatase-like — protein sequence MLAHPGGVGVVRASVAREPLFTFGVIADVQYADIPDGRSFLGVPRYYRHSITVLQRAVRSWNSHKAGVKFCVNFGDIVDGFCPKDRSLSAVQAVVAEFDRFHGGPAYHMLGNHCLYNLPRSELVSVLRMPGRAYYDFSPWPGYRFVVLDAYDFSAVGWPRDHPVAAAARRFLEERNPNSDKNSPTGLAGEDRRFVMFNGGVGEEQLRWLDGVLRDASRRGETVVVCSHLPLHPGAASPAGLMWNYEEALAVVHRHGCVAACLAGHDHKGGYAVDACGVHHRTLEAALECPPGTDAFGHVDVFPGRLSLAGSGRMASTDMLLTLPRLS from the coding sequence ATGCTGGCTCACCCGGGCGGGGTCGGGGTGGTCCGAGCTTCGGTGGCCAGGGAGCCCCTCTTCACCTTCGGCGTCATCGCCGACGTCCAGTACGCCGACATACCGGACGGCCGCTCCTTCCTCGGCGTGCCTCGGTACTATCGCCACAGCATCACCGTGCTCCAGAGGGCGGTCCGCAGCTGGAACAGCCACAAGGCCGGCGTCAAGTTCTGCGTCAACTTCGGCGACATCGTCGACGGGTTCTGCCCCAAGGACCGGTCGCTTTCAGCCGTGCAGGCCGTCGTGGCAGAGTTCGACCGGTTCCACGGCGGCCCGGCGTACCACATGCTCGGCAACCACTGCCTGTACAACCTCCCAAGGAGCGAGCTGGTGTCCGTGCTGCGGATGCCTGGGCGCGCCTACTACGACTTCTCGCCGTGGCCGGGGTACAGGTTCGTGGTCCTGGACGCGTACGACTTCAGTGCCGTCGGCTGGCCGCGCGACCACCCTGtggcggcggcggccaggaggtTCCTGGAGGAGAGGAACCCGAACTCGGATAAAAACAGCCCGACCGGGCTGGCAGGGGAGGACCGGCGGTTCGTGATGTTCAACGGCGGCGTGGGCGAGGAGCAGCTTCGGTGGCTGGACGGCGTCCTGCGGGACGCGTCGCGGCGCGGGGAGACCGTGGTGGTGTGCAGCCACCTGCCGCTCCACCCCGGTGCGGCGTCCCCCGCGGGGCTTATGTGGAACTACGAGGAGGCGCTGGCAGTGGTGCACCGGCACGGATGCGTCGCGGCGTGCCTCGCGGGGCACGACCACAAGGGCGGGTACGCCGTGGACGCGTGCGGCGTGCACCACCGCACCCTGGAGGCCGCGCTCGAGTGCCCGCCAGGCACCGACGCGTTTGGCCACGTCGATGTGTTCCCCGGCAGGCTGTCGCTCGCCGGATCCGGCAGGATGGCGAGCACCGACATGCTGCTCACCCTCCCTCGGCTGAGCtag